DNA from Pseudomonas putida:
CGGCGTTGGCTGATGCGCAACATTCGCGTCGAGTTGAACCATGCCGACTACTGGGTGAACTGGTGCCAGGCGCACGGCGTGCACCTGCACGAATTGCAGGCGCAGGAAGTGCCGCCCGAGCTGAACGGCCTGAACGACTGGTGCTGGCGGGTGTGTGCCACCGAGAACCTGGCCATTTCCATGGCGGCGACCAACTATGCCATCGAAGGCGCGACCGGCGAGTGGTCGGCGGTGGTGTGCTCGACCGATACTTACGCGCAAGGCTTCCCGGAAGACCAGCGCAAGCGGGCGATGAAGTGGCTGAAGATGCACGCCCAGTATGACGATGCGCACCCGTGGGAGGCGCTGGAGATCATCTGTACCTTGGCCGGTGAGAACCCGACGCTGGGGCTGCGTACCGAGTTGCGCAGGGCGATTTGCAAGAGTTACGACTGCATGTACCTGTTCCTGGAACGGTGCATGCAGCTGGAAGGGCGCCAGCAGGGGCGTATGCGCCCGGCGTTGGCGGCGGGTTAGGGCCTTGGGGCCGCTGCGCGGCCCATCGCGACGCAAGGCCGCTCCTACAAGAGATCGCGTACCCTTGTAGGAGCGGCCTTGCGTCGCGATGGGCTGCACAGCAGCCCCGGCAGTCTCAAGCCTTACTGGGCGTTGAGCGCTTGCCCGTTGACTGCTTTGCTGTCCGGCCCCATCAGGTACAGATACACCGGCATGATCTCTTCCGGCAGCGGGTTGTTCTGCGGGTTCTCGCTGGGGTAAGCCTGAGCCCGCATCGCCGTACGCGTGGCGCCCGGGTTGATGCTGTTGGAGCGCACCGGCGCCACGCCTTCCAGTTCGTCGGCCAGGGTCTGCATCAGGCCCTCGGTGGCGAACTTCGACACGCCGTAGGCGCCCCAGTAAGCCCGGCCCTTGCGCCCGACGCTGCTGCTGGTGAACACCACCGAGGCGTCTTCCGACAGCTTCAGCAGTGGCAGCAAGGTGCTGGTGAGCATGAAGGTGGCATCGACGTTGATGTGCATCACACGCATGAAGTTGTCGCCCGACAGCTGCTCCAGCGGCGTGCGCGGGCCGATGATCGAGGCATTGTTCAGCAGGCCGTCGAGGCGGCCGAACTGGTCTTCGATCATGACCGCCAGCTCGTCGTACTGGTGGGGCAGGGCGGTTTCCAGGTTGAACGGGATGACCACCGGCTGTGGGTGCCCGGCGGCTTCGATCTGGTCGTAGACCTCGTTCAGGTTGGCCTCGGTCTTGCCCAGCAGCAGCACGGTGGCACCCAGTGCGGCATAGGCCTTGGCAGCAGCAGCACCAATGCCACGGCCGGCGCCGGTCACCAGAATGACCCGGCCTTGCAGCAGGTCGGGGCGGGCGGTGTAGTCGAACATTGTGTATTCCCTGTCTCTAGTTCAGCAGCCGCACAGCGCGCTGTCGATCACTTTGCGCAGCTCCAGCGGGTGGTCCACCACCACGTCGGCGCCCCAGTTGTTCGGGTTGTCCTCTGGATGAATATAGCCGTAGCGCACCGCCGCCGTGCGGGTGCCAGCGTCGCGGCCAGACTCGATGTCGCGCAGGTCGTCGCCGACGAACAGCACGCTGGCCGGGTCCAGGTTCAAGGTTTTGCAGGCCAGGATCAGCGGTTCGGGGTCGGGTTTGCTGTTTTTCACGTGGTCCGGGCAGATCAGCAGTGCCGAGCGTTCGGCCAGGCCCAGTTGCTGCATGATCGGCTCGGCGAAGCGTACCGGCTTGTTGGTGACCACGCCCCACAGCAG
Protein-coding regions in this window:
- a CDS encoding YciK family oxidoreductase produces the protein MFDYTARPDLLQGRVILVTGAGRGIGAAAAKAYAALGATVLLLGKTEANLNEVYDQIEAAGHPQPVVIPFNLETALPHQYDELAVMIEDQFGRLDGLLNNASIIGPRTPLEQLSGDNFMRVMHINVDATFMLTSTLLPLLKLSEDASVVFTSSSVGRKGRAYWGAYGVSKFATEGLMQTLADELEGVAPVRSNSINPGATRTAMRAQAYPSENPQNNPLPEEIMPVYLYLMGPDSKAVNGQALNAQ
- the mupP gene encoding N-acetylmuramic acid 6-phosphate phosphatase MupP, which gives rise to MRLRAVLFDMDGTLLDTAPDFIAICQAMLAERGLPAVDDNLIRGVISGGARAMVAATFAMDPETEGFEALRLEFLERYQRDCAVHSKLFDGMAELLADIEKGNLLWGVVTNKPVRFAEPIMQQLGLAERSALLICPDHVKNSKPDPEPLILACKTLNLDPASVLFVGDDLRDIESGRDAGTRTAAVRYGYIHPEDNPNNWGADVVVDHPLELRKVIDSALCGC